The region TCAGTGTCCGCGGCCTGAACAAGCCCACGAACCGGAACGCGCACCTGCTGAACACGCGCGTGGGGAAGCTGCGCGTGAAGGTGAGGTTTCTGGAGGAGGACGTGGGGTTGTCGTATGAGGAGGCAAGGCTCGTCGCATGGTCAGTGGAGCTGTCAGAGTATGGATTGCAATATGATAAAAGGGGGAGATTTGGGGCGCTGACCTTGGCagattttgtggtggaattgacACCCGAGGAAGGAGAAAGAGTAAACACACAATGGACGTTGTTCGTCGATGGTTCGTCGAACGACAACGGAAGTGGAGCTAGAGTCACACTGCAGAGGCCGGGAGAACTGGTGTTGGAGCAATCtctcagattccagttcaaGGCCAATAACAACCAAGCGGAATATGAAGCTCTAATTGCAGGACTAAAGCTGGCGATCGAGGTGCAAATTGACAGTTTGTTGGTAAGGACGGACTCGTTGTTAGTGGCAAATCAGGTTAATAGGGAGTTCCAGGTCAAAGAACCGGCTTTGATAAAGTATCTAGAGCGCGTACGATCGCTTATGAGTCGAATAAAGGAGATTGTGGTCGAGTACGTGCCGAGGAGATAGAATCAAAGGGCTGATGCCCTAGCTAAGTTGGCTAGCACCAGAAAACCCGGGAATAACCGAAGCGTGATTCAGGAAACACTCACCAACCCCAGCATAGAGGGAGAACTAGTGGCCTCAGTAGATCGCTAGGCAACTTGGATGAACCCCATCATTGATATCTTGGCGGGTGAGCCAGGCGATGTGATAAAATACTCAAAGGCTCAAATGAGAGAAGCAGGGCATTACACGTTGCTCGATGGCATCCTTTTCCGGCGAGGATTCACTTCGCCCCTCTTAAGGTGCCTACCGCCAGAAAAGTATGAGGATGTCATGACGGAGGTTCACGAGGGGGTTTGCGCGAGCCACATCGAGGGAAGATCTCTGGCGGGTAAAGTCCTCAGGGCAGGTTTTTATTGGCCCACGATAAAAAAGGACTGTGCGGAATTTGTAAGGAAGTGCGAGAAATGTCAACAATTCGCGGATTTACCCAGGGCCCCGCCGGAGCAATTGGCCATGATTAGTTCCCcttggcccttcgccatgtggggagttgatcTCGTCGGGCCTTTTCCCACTGCCAGatcgcaaatgaagttcattCTCGTGGCGGTGGATTACTTTACTAAATGGATAGAGGCTGAACCTTTAGCAAGCATAACGGCAGCCAAGATAATAAGTTTTTATTGGAAAAGGATTGAGTGCCGATATGGAGTGCCAAGGGCGATCGTCTCGGACAATGGGACGCAATTTGCAAGCAATCAGACCAAGGAATTTTGTGAAGAAATGGGGATCCAGAGGAGATTTTCGTCCGTGGAACACCCTCAGACCAACGACCAGGCGGAGTCAGCGAACAAAGTCATCTTGCGAGGATTGAAACACCGACTCTCGGATGCCAAAGGGGCCTGGTTGGACGAACTTCCGATCGTGATTTGGTCATATAACACGACGCAGCATTCGTCTACGAGAGAAACACCGTTCGGGATGACATACGGGGCAGATGCTATGCTCCCCGTGGAAATCGACAACAGCTCATGGCGAACAACGCCAAAGTTTGAGGGCGAGAATGCATCgaatatggcgatggagctgaACCTGCTGTCAGAGACACACGACGAAGCTCGCCTAAGGGAAgcggcgatgaagcagcgagcAGCGGCTAAGTATGACACGAAGGTGCAACCAAGAGAGATGCAAGCAGGGGATTTGGTGCTTAAGAAACGAACAGGGATCACGGGAAACAAGTTGAGCCCAATCTGGGAGGGACCATACAAAATCTTGAAGGTCCTAGGGAAGGGAGCTTATCACCTAGAAAGCTTGGATGGGAAGCGAATGCCAAGATCGTGGAACGCTACCAGTCTAAAATACTACTACAGTTAACGAGGTCAATGAAAAACGCTGAATCCGATGCAAAGATCGGCAGCAAACTTGACGAGGGAAAATCCTTTTGTACTTTgttcaaagaaattgtcggCCGAAAGTGCCtgaatggtaaaaacaaagacacgttcttgttctccatctcgggagtttgttgactatcacgtctgattgaaaatacaaaaattgtatccagcaatttcaatcacactgaattgcggcgagggctcggtgggaaaaattccctgaaggtggcaatcccaacacgaccttgatgtctggggattgctccggaaagtctgacgcaGCTCCCCAtcactcgtcggcgatgtgtgcggataagcttcttatcctgataatctccccgaaatatgggcgagcattgTTCAAACTAGGCTCAAAAGActcgggtaaacccatatggccattgggccctgaGCAATTATAAGTCCTCGACTAATAAGGCTGGCGAGGCCACacttgatcttacgggaaatatgcgtGTGAAAGAAAGCCTCAGTTCAGAAACTGAGCCAAGAGCCCTAGTCGAACccagcacaccatcaatgtcgtcaaACGTAATTCAGAAATTAATAAACAAGCGGGGGAAAAAAGGGAATAAAAATCGGAAAACATTAAACCATGCATAAAACACAAAGATaagtaaaaaatgaaatgagtcaactcaaagttaaaatacAGTAATCCAAATAAATAAAGAAGCattgtttttatctatattcTCATTCCTGTTTGAACAACATCCCCTAGGTCAACGCCAGCAACCCCCGGAGGATCTTCAGCACCTTCCAGCCCAGCAGGTGTAATCTTCTTAAAAACTCCCAAAGAGTCAAGGTTAACATCAGGATGAAGATGTTTGACTTGAGCCATGGCGATCAAGAAGCCCCAGATGCGTTCAACAGCTGTTGTCTGAGCTGCGTCGTTCTTCATTTGCTCCTCCAAAATTTTGGTTTGAGCATCATTATCGGCCAGAAGTTTGCACTTGGACTCTAGATCCGAATGAGCGTCGGCGAGAGCCTTGCGCTTGTCAGATAAATCCTTGCGCAGTTGGGCAATCTCTTATTCCTTGCTGACAAGATCTTTCTCTTGAGCAGCGAGGGCGGCATCCTTAGTATCAAGGGTCTGCTTGAGTTCGCCAATCTTGGCTTCCAGATGCT is a window of Lotus japonicus ecotype B-129 chromosome 5, LjGifu_v1.2 DNA encoding:
- the LOC130719613 gene encoding uncharacterized protein LOC130719613; this encodes MILYSLHLPTPSTSSSHTHSLNPIPNRYPHTNGYIKFRTTYRENLRYLTTLTLIHPKTQPNNLTLPDAVDHILATVSFLKSHSFSDVDIPRLARHFPHLFSTSFDPSDIAPVFRFLSGDLLATAEESRGLILRCPNLLFSDVNLCLRLTLQFLLEVSVRGLNKPTNRNAHLLNTRVGKLRVKVRFLEEDVGLSYEEARLVAWSVELSEYGLQYDKRGRFGALTLADFVVELTPEEGERVNTQWTLFVDGSSNDNGSGARVTLQRPGELVLEQSLRFQFKANNNQAEYEALIAGLKLAIEVQIDSLLVRTDSLLVANQVNREFQVKEPALIKYLERVRSLMSRIKEIVVEYVPRR